In Gossypium raimondii isolate GPD5lz chromosome 12, ASM2569854v1, whole genome shotgun sequence, a single window of DNA contains:
- the LOC105764276 gene encoding pantothenate kinase 2 isoform X1, translating into MDHLAHVSNQPNTQPQSQISHLALDIGGSLIKLVYFCRYDDSCRDDDELRSQNESLGSKSDNSRPVLGGKLHFAKFETSKINDCLEFIHSMKLHLGGFHDCTAPSSDKIFIKATGGGAYKFADLFKEKLSVSLDKEDEMECLVTGANFLLKAVHQEAFTYLDGQKEFAQIDPNDLYPYLLVNIGSGVSMIKVDGDGKFERVSGTSLGGGTFWGLGRLLTKCKNFDELLELSHQGNNRVIDMLVGDIYGGTDYAKIGLSATTIASSFGKAISDNKELVDYKPEDISRSLLRMISNNIGQISYLNALRFGLKRIFFAGFFIRGHAYTMDTISVAVNFWSKGEAEAMFLRHEGFLGALGAFMSYEKQCLDGLTVNKIPQRFPISVSSAGNKIYCSMNGKSNGNGNESIECTVYGT; encoded by the exons ATGGATCATCTCGCCCATGTTTCTAACCAACCAAATACTCAGCCCCAATCTCAAATTTCTCATTTGGCTCTCGACATTGGAG GTTCTTTGATCAAATTGGTGTATTTCTGTAGATATGATGATAGTTGTAGAGATGATGATGAGCTAAGGTCCCAAAATGAAAGCCTTGGTTCCAAAAGTGATAACAGCCGACCTGTTCTTGGAGGAAAGCTTCATTTCGCAAAGTTTGAAACTAGCAAGATAAATGATTGTTTGGAGTTCATTCACTCCATGAAACTTCACCTTGGTG GTTTCCATGACTGCACTGCCCCTTCCAGTGACAAGATCTTTATAAAG GCAACAGGCGGTGGTGCCTACAAATTTGCTGaccttttcaaagaaaagcTCAGTGTCAGTCTTGACAAGGAAGATGAAATGGAGTGCCTTGTGACTGGTGCAAATTTTTTGCTTAAG GCAGTCCACCAAGAAGCTTTTACATACTTGGATGGTCAGAAGGAATTTGCTCAGATAGACCCTAATGATTTATATCCTTATCTTCTTGTTAACATCGGGTCTGGTGTTAGCATGATAAAG GTGGATGGAGATGGCAAGTTTGAGCGAGTTAGTGGAACTAGCCTTGGAGGTGGCACCTTTTGGGGTTTGGGAAGGCTTTTGACAAAGTGCAAGAA TTTTGATGAGTTACTGGAGCTAAGTCATCAGGGAAATAATAGAGTTATAGATATGCTTGTTGGTGATATCTATGGTGGAACCGACTATGCAAAG ATCGGTCTCTCAGCAACAACAATTGCTTCCAGCTTTGGCAAGGCCATTTCTGATAATAAAGAGCTGGTAGATTACAAACCTGAAGACATTTCCCGCTCCCTTCTTCGAATGATTTCAAATAATATTGGTCAG ATATCTTACTTGAATGCACTTCGGTTTGGCCTTAAGCGGATATTTTTTGCCGGTTTTTTCATTCGGGGTCATGCCTATACTATGGACACTATTTCCGTCGCTGTTAATTTCTG GTCCAAAGGTGAGGCTGAAGCAATGTTTCTACGGCATGAAGGTTTTCTTGGGGCACTAGGTGCATTCATGAGCTATGAGAAGCAGTGTCTTGACGGCTTGACTGTCAATAAAATACCGCAAAGGTTCCCCATCAGTGTATCCTCTGCCGGCAATAAGATTTATTGCTCAATGAACGGTAAATCAAATGGCAATGGCAACGAAAGTATTGAGTGTACTGTATACGGAACATAG
- the LOC105764276 gene encoding pantothenate kinase 1 isoform X2: MKLHLGGFHDCTAPSSDKIFIKATGGGAYKFADLFKEKLSVSLDKEDEMECLVTGANFLLKAVHQEAFTYLDGQKEFAQIDPNDLYPYLLVNIGSGVSMIKVDGDGKFERVSGTSLGGGTFWGLGRLLTKCKNFDELLELSHQGNNRVIDMLVGDIYGGTDYAKIGLSATTIASSFGKAISDNKELVDYKPEDISRSLLRMISNNIGQISYLNALRFGLKRIFFAGFFIRGHAYTMDTISVAVNFWSKGEAEAMFLRHEGFLGALGAFMSYEKQCLDGLTVNKIPQRFPISVSSAGNKIYCSMNGKSNGNGNESIECTVYGT; this comes from the exons ATGAAACTTCACCTTGGTG GTTTCCATGACTGCACTGCCCCTTCCAGTGACAAGATCTTTATAAAG GCAACAGGCGGTGGTGCCTACAAATTTGCTGaccttttcaaagaaaagcTCAGTGTCAGTCTTGACAAGGAAGATGAAATGGAGTGCCTTGTGACTGGTGCAAATTTTTTGCTTAAG GCAGTCCACCAAGAAGCTTTTACATACTTGGATGGTCAGAAGGAATTTGCTCAGATAGACCCTAATGATTTATATCCTTATCTTCTTGTTAACATCGGGTCTGGTGTTAGCATGATAAAG GTGGATGGAGATGGCAAGTTTGAGCGAGTTAGTGGAACTAGCCTTGGAGGTGGCACCTTTTGGGGTTTGGGAAGGCTTTTGACAAAGTGCAAGAA TTTTGATGAGTTACTGGAGCTAAGTCATCAGGGAAATAATAGAGTTATAGATATGCTTGTTGGTGATATCTATGGTGGAACCGACTATGCAAAG ATCGGTCTCTCAGCAACAACAATTGCTTCCAGCTTTGGCAAGGCCATTTCTGATAATAAAGAGCTGGTAGATTACAAACCTGAAGACATTTCCCGCTCCCTTCTTCGAATGATTTCAAATAATATTGGTCAG ATATCTTACTTGAATGCACTTCGGTTTGGCCTTAAGCGGATATTTTTTGCCGGTTTTTTCATTCGGGGTCATGCCTATACTATGGACACTATTTCCGTCGCTGTTAATTTCTG GTCCAAAGGTGAGGCTGAAGCAATGTTTCTACGGCATGAAGGTTTTCTTGGGGCACTAGGTGCATTCATGAGCTATGAGAAGCAGTGTCTTGACGGCTTGACTGTCAATAAAATACCGCAAAGGTTCCCCATCAGTGTATCCTCTGCCGGCAATAAGATTTATTGCTCAATGAACGGTAAATCAAATGGCAATGGCAACGAAAGTATTGAGTGTACTGTATACGGAACATAG
- the LOC105764277 gene encoding uncharacterized protein LOC105764277 has translation MEGRKVSIDVPRSDRNGKPKVLDPAFSAFLVQLPNQLQDCLKGKFHFLLSKSQIKRLAKDNVGIKSVNPFLGKEKSLSTGLGIDLEKQLQAWRENPIWVNQPPEIKVSVPKGSLCNLKAKVDVGLPPDAVYNIVTDPDNKRVFKNIKEVISRKVLVDEGKRQVVDVEQKALWRFLWWSGTISVHVLVDQNGEDNSMKFKQVDAGFMKKFEGHWRVEPLFVDEETCFPFKPKTWAEYCSCTGGKGRIGSKVSLDQLIQPAIVPPPPISWYLRGITSKTTEMLINDLLAEAARLKGSFDAENSVNEINEQHQVEQINDIKERWNLHRRNVKLRGKRLLTAESSTI, from the exons ATGGAAGGGAGAAAAGTAAGCATTGATGTTCCTAGGAGTGACAGAAATGGAAAACCGAAGGTTCTTGATCCAGCATTTTCTGCCTTTTTGGTTCAGCTTCCAAACCAACTTCAAGATTGCCTCAAG GGAAAGTTCCATTTTCTTTTGTCAAAGTCACAAATCAAGAGACTAGCTAAGGATAATGTTGGAATAAAATCAGTTAACCCTTTTCTTGGGAAGGAGAAGAGTTTATCTACTGGATTGGGGATCGATCTGGAGAAACAATTGCAAGCTTGGAGAGAAAATCCTATATGGGTCAATCAACCTCCAGAAATAAAG GTCAGTGTACCAAAAGGTTCTCTTTGCAACCTTAAGGCAAAAGTTGATGTTGGATTGCCTCCTGATGCAGTGTATAATATTGTAACAGATCCTGATAACAAGAGAGTATTCAAAAACATTAAG GAAGTGATATCTAGAAAGGTTTTAGTTGATGAAGGTAAAAGACAGGTGGTTGATGTGGAGCAGAAAGCTTTGTGGAGATTCCTTTGGTGGTCAGGGACCATCTCAGTTCATGTTCTAGTGGATCAAAACGGAGAAGATAACTCA ATGAAGTTCAAGCAAGTAGATGCAGGATTCatgaaaaaatttgaaggtCACTGGAGAGTAGAACCTCTTTTCGTTGATGAAGAAACATGCTTTCCTTTCAAACCTAAAACATGGGCAGAGTATTGTTCATGTACTGGGGGTAAAGGAAGGATTGGGTCGAAGGTGAGCTTGGACCAACTGATTCAGCCAGCCATCGTCCCTCCCCCACCCATTTCTTGGTATCTAAGGGGAATAACCAGCAAGACCACTGAGATGCTGATCAATGATCTGCTCGCCGAAGCTGCTAGACTAAAGGGCAGCTTTGACGCTGAAAATTCCGTCAACGAAATCAATGAACAGCACCAAGTTGAGCAGATTAATGACATTAAAGAAAGATGGAACCTTCATAGGAGAAATGTGAAGCTGCGTGGTAAGAGGCTATTGACTGCTGAATCGTCTACGATTTGA